In Euphorbia lathyris chromosome 9, ddEupLath1.1, whole genome shotgun sequence, the following are encoded in one genomic region:
- the LOC136206089 gene encoding DUF724 domain-containing protein 8-like yields MGRTERQGPKSIPNIDKEKRNKKFPILMVDSLVEVTSDEEGLKGAWFEAKILKSYLNRKPKFLIQYKNLVSDNDSNEPLKETVDGSFIRPLPPPPAADQIYEAEDVVDAFHCDGWWKGVVSIVESRMCRGRLRRSYTVEFENPCELVNFNGDALRFHHDWIGGKWIQNPKQKVLPSGTHAEEQSADASFFVDSSTADNHAKDKSSVKKSRKNPVGDSSPSCATLTSTNLKSPAPAPETSPLPNRQEAGSGNEMTESSKKRKREPDSQVTGYHIPTAAGEDATNEQPFVKSLYMWNHIDALEIFRILPQKPHFSFLSDSNKETREGSAFGLMLTFASVAEKVTKLQIDDPRSRFDSYVEALAMLEVTGFDAKVMADRVNELLVLKEQHEQLDNRWKRYQTSVADSDARKAKLEQEIAAIDKMTTTTTTIDLVVQRASKVSEMVTEDSKRNLLQLKISSLKIVMSDLEHRFKVKSAAPWQRVI; encoded by the exons ATGGGAAGAACAGAACGGCAAGGTCCGAAATCTATACCGAACAtagacaaagagaaaaggaATAAGAAATTTCCAATTTTAATGGTCGATTCACTCGTGGAGGTAACCAGCGACGAAGAAGGGCTTAAAGGAGCTTGGTTTGAAGCCAAAATCCTCAAATCCTATCTCAATCGGAAACCTAAATTCTTAATCCAGTACAAGAATTTAGTTTCTGATAATGATTCTAATGAGCCATTGAAAGAGACTGTGGACGGTTCTTTCATCAGGCCTCTTCCTCCGCCACCTGCGGCCGATCAGATTTATGAGGCTGAGGACGTCGTTGATGCGTTTCATTGCGACGGCTGGTGGAAAGGAGTTGTGAGTATTGTTGAATCGCGGATGTGTAGGGGAAGGTTGAGAAGAAGCTATACCGTGGAATTTGAAAATCCATGTGAACTAGTCAATTTTAATGGAGATGCTTTGAGGTTTCATCATGATTGGATTGGGGGAAAATGGATTCAAAACCCTAAGCAGAAG GTATTACCAAGCGGAACTCATGCTGAAGAACAATCAGCAGATGCTTCCTTTTTTGTGGATTCAAGCACAGCAGACAATCATGCTAAGGATAAATCTTCTGTTAAGAAGTCGAGGAAGAATCCGGTAGGGGATTCAAGCCCTTCCTGTGCAACATTAACAAGTACGAACCTCAAGTCGCCAGCACCAGCACCCGAAACTAGTCCT CTTCCTAATCGACAAGAAGCTGGATCGGGAAATGAAATGACAGAGTCCTCGAAGAAGAGGAAAAGAGAACCGGATTCTCAAGTTACGGGGTATCATATTCCTACTGCAG CTGGAGAAGACGCGACGAATGAGCAGCCTTTCGTGAAGAGCTTATATATGTGGAACCACATTGATGCTCTAGAGATCTTCCGAATCCTACCACAGAAACCACACTTTAGTTTCTTATCGGATAGCAACAAGGAGACTCGCGAAGGGTCAGCTTTCGGTCTTATGCTCACTTTTGCTTCCGTGGCAGAGAAGGTAACCAAGTTACAGATTGACGATCCAAGAAGTCGTTTTGACAGCTATGTGGAAGCTCTTGCCATGCTTGAAGTGACTGGATTCGATGCTAAGGTAATGGCTGATCGTGTTAATGAGTTGTTGGTTCTCAAAGAACAGCATGAACAGCTGGACAATCGATGGAAGAGATATCAAACTTCGGTTGCAGATTCTGATGCGAGAAAAGCAAAGCTGGAACAAGAAATTGCTGCAATCGACAAGATGACGACAACGACAACGACGATTGATTTAGTAGTGCAACGAGCATCGAAAGTTTCAGAGATGGTGACGGAAGATTCGAAGAGAAACCTTCTACAACTAAAGATTTCTTCTCTAAAAATTGTTATGTCTGATTTGGAGCATAGATTTAAAGTTAAGTCTGCAGCCCCTTGGCAGAGAGTTATCTAG